A region of Methanobrevibacter wolinii SH DNA encodes the following proteins:
- a CDS encoding amino acid-binding protein, whose translation MRMDLVLELSDTPGQLVSSLLPFKELGANLVTVIHQRDYKNENGKIPVQITVEGERDNLEKIIESIEEMGIRILKVNGSLKTVKLSTILIGHVIDTDVRDTVDQLNAMDNVTVTTMEVKFNNEEKSSGLITVEMALGLKDQVLNKINEIAASKDLLVINEI comes from the coding sequence ATGAGGATGGATTTAGTACTTGAACTTTCAGATACTCCTGGACAATTAGTTTCTTCACTCTTACCATTCAAAGAGTTAGGTGCTAATCTTGTTACAGTTATTCATCAAAGGGATTATAAAAATGAAAATGGAAAAATTCCTGTACAAATAACTGTAGAAGGAGAAAGAGATAATCTTGAAAAAATCATTGAGTCAATTGAAGAAATGGGAATTAGAATACTTAAAGTTAATGGTTCTTTAAAAACTGTTAAACTTAGTACTATTCTTATTGGACATGTTATTGATACTGATGTAAGAGATACGGTAGATCAATTAAATGCAATGGATAATGTAACTGTAACTACTATGGAAGTAAAATTTAACAATGAAGAAAAATCATCTGGATTAATAACTGTAGAAATGGCTTTAGGATTAAAAGATCAAGTACTAAATAAAATTAATGAAATCGCCGCTTCCAAAGACCTTTTAGTTATTAATGAGATTTAA
- a CDS encoding homoserine dehydrogenase yields the protein MKDLKLCIMGFGAVGQGLAKVVSLKRESIKKDYDVNLKIVSVADSSTSAICEDGLDEKKLIDIKKETGKVGNYPEYGSNISGLDVLDACDFDVLMEATPTNIKDAEPARSLTLKAFNMGKDVVTSNKGHLALNFKELMDSAKENNVLFKFEASVGGTMPIINLAQETLPANEIKSIVGILNGTTNYILSRMTSEGTSYEDTLKESQQLGIAETDPTQDVMGIDAACKTVILANALLGIPATYNDVKVKGISEITSEAISLAGKEGYLIKLIAEISPNNLEVSPRLVRKGSVYDINGTLNMANLKTDLSGDVTVMGIGAGSVETAAAMLTDLIHVIREKY from the coding sequence ATGAAAGATTTAAAATTATGTATAATGGGATTTGGAGCTGTTGGTCAAGGTTTAGCTAAAGTAGTCTCATTAAAAAGAGAATCAATTAAAAAAGATTATGATGTTAATTTAAAAATTGTATCTGTAGCAGATTCATCAACATCAGCAATATGTGAAGATGGTCTTGATGAGAAGAAATTAATTGATATTAAAAAAGAAACTGGAAAAGTTGGTAATTATCCAGAATATGGTAGTAATATATCAGGTTTAGATGTTCTTGATGCATGTGACTTTGATGTTCTTATGGAAGCAACACCAACTAATATTAAAGATGCAGAACCAGCAAGAAGTTTAACATTAAAAGCATTTAATATGGGTAAAGATGTTGTAACATCTAATAAAGGTCATCTTGCATTAAATTTTAAAGAATTAATGGATTCTGCTAAAGAAAATAATGTATTATTTAAATTTGAAGCAAGTGTAGGTGGAACAATGCCTATTATTAATCTTGCTCAGGAAACACTTCCTGCAAATGAAATTAAATCAATTGTAGGTATTTTAAATGGTACAACAAATTATATTCTCTCAAGAATGACTTCTGAGGGAACTTCTTATGAAGATACTTTAAAAGAATCACAACAACTAGGAATTGCTGAAACTGACCCTACACAAGATGTAATGGGTATTGATGCTGCATGTAAAACTGTAATTTTAGCAAATGCTTTACTTGGAATTCCTGCAACATATAATGATGTTAAAGTTAAAGGTATTTCAGAAATAACTTCTGAAGCTATTTCACTTGCAGGAAAAGAAGGTTATTTAATTAAATTAATTGCTGAAATTTCACCAAATAATCTTGAGGTTTCACCAAGACTTGTAAGAAAAGGTAGTGTATATGATATTAATGGAACCTTAAATATGGCTAATCTTAAAACAGATTTATCTGGTGATGTTACAGTTATGGGTATTGGTGCAGGTTCAGTTGAAACTGCTGCAGCAATGTTAACTGATTTAATTCATGTAATTCGTGAAAAATATTAA
- the gatC gene encoding Asp-tRNA(Asn) amidotransferase subunit GatC, with product MEIKEDAEKILEKFSKTLDTIPDLDETIYITDNLNLTRKDECIKMDASKIRRNAKIDKKGNLVVKKADWTN from the coding sequence ATGGAAATTAAAGAAGATGCTGAAAAAATTCTTGAAAAATTTTCAAAAACATTAGATACTATTCCAGATCTTGATGAAACAATTTATATTACTGATAATTTAAATTTAACTCGTAAAGATGAATGTATTAAAATGGATGCTTCTAAAATTAGAAGAAATGCAAAAATAGATAAAAAAGGAAATTTAGTAGTTAAAAAAGCTGACTGGACTAATTAA